Proteins encoded by one window of Deinococcus radiodurans R1 = ATCC 13939 = DSM 20539:
- a CDS encoding long-chain fatty acid--CoA ligase, whose product MRSNMMPVPLTIPFILERARTGFAEREIVSLLPAGKDAQGQPIAQTHRTTYGEVADRALRLGAGLQALGLQPGDRVATLAVNSFRHLEAYLGVPSAGFVLHTVNIRLHPEQVAWILNHAEDRVLLIENVFAAMIPAIRAACPKLEHVFVLGGLPQPIPGVADYDQWVMSQEPLTHYPQLDENDAAAMCYTSGTTGNPKGVLYSHRSTVLHSLASAPKDALNVGEADSVLPIVPMFHVNAWGLPYTCAMYGAKQVFSGVFTDGKSIAQLMQDEGVTSTAGVPTIWMGLLSELDRAKQAGEPYDLSGLERLIVGGSAAPESLIRAFEERHNLRLLHAWGMTETHPLGTASTLPLNMDPRSDEGYALRAKQGRPVPLVELEIVDDDSNVLPHDGAAMGRLLCRGPWIADSYFKGEGASSFLTLDGNLWFDTGDIATLDERGYMHIQDRSKDLIKSGGEWIGSVELENAIMAHPAVAQCAVIAMDDPKWDERPLAVVVLRPGQAATHEELTEFIAPKFAKWWLPDATVFTDALPIGATGKFLKRELREEYRGYRQQNFPQRQD is encoded by the coding sequence ATGAGAAGCAACATGATGCCCGTGCCCCTCACCATCCCCTTCATTCTGGAGCGTGCCCGCACCGGGTTTGCCGAACGCGAGATCGTCAGTCTGCTGCCAGCGGGCAAAGACGCGCAGGGTCAGCCCATCGCCCAAACCCACCGCACCACCTACGGTGAGGTGGCGGACCGGGCACTGCGCCTCGGCGCGGGCTTGCAAGCACTGGGGCTGCAACCTGGCGACCGGGTGGCGACGCTGGCGGTCAATTCCTTCCGACATCTGGAGGCGTACCTCGGCGTGCCGAGCGCGGGCTTCGTGCTGCACACCGTCAACATCCGGCTGCACCCCGAGCAGGTGGCCTGGATTCTCAACCATGCCGAGGACCGGGTGCTCCTCATTGAAAATGTCTTTGCGGCGATGATTCCGGCCATTCGGGCGGCCTGCCCCAAGCTGGAACACGTTTTCGTGCTGGGCGGCCTGCCGCAACCCATCCCCGGTGTGGCGGACTACGACCAGTGGGTGATGAGCCAAGAGCCGCTGACGCACTATCCGCAGCTCGACGAGAACGACGCCGCCGCCATGTGCTACACCAGCGGCACCACCGGCAACCCCAAGGGCGTGCTGTACTCGCACCGCTCCACCGTGCTGCACTCGTTGGCGAGCGCCCCCAAAGACGCGCTGAACGTAGGCGAAGCCGACAGTGTGCTGCCTATCGTGCCGATGTTTCACGTCAATGCCTGGGGCTTGCCCTACACCTGCGCCATGTACGGGGCCAAGCAGGTCTTCAGCGGCGTGTTCACCGACGGCAAGTCCATTGCCCAGCTCATGCAGGACGAGGGCGTGACGAGCACGGCGGGCGTGCCGACCATCTGGATGGGCCTGCTGAGCGAACTCGACCGCGCCAAGCAGGCGGGCGAACCCTACGACCTCAGCGGGCTGGAGCGCCTGATCGTGGGGGGCAGCGCCGCGCCCGAGTCGCTGATTCGCGCCTTCGAGGAGCGGCATAACCTGCGCCTGCTGCACGCCTGGGGCATGACCGAAACCCATCCCCTCGGCACCGCCAGCACCCTGCCGCTCAATATGGACCCGCGCAGCGACGAGGGCTACGCGCTGCGGGCCAAACAGGGCCGTCCGGTGCCGCTGGTGGAACTGGAAATCGTGGACGACGACAGCAACGTGCTGCCCCACGACGGCGCGGCGATGGGCCGGCTGCTGTGCCGGGGCCCCTGGATCGCCGACAGTTACTTCAAAGGTGAGGGCGCGAGCAGCTTCCTGACCCTGGACGGCAACCTGTGGTTCGACACCGGCGACATCGCCACGCTGGACGAGCGCGGCTACATGCACATTCAGGACCGTTCCAAGGACCTCATCAAGTCGGGCGGCGAGTGGATCGGCTCGGTGGAACTGGAAAACGCGATCATGGCCCACCCGGCGGTCGCGCAGTGCGCCGTGATCGCCATGGACGACCCCAAGTGGGACGAGCGCCCGCTGGCGGTGGTGGTGCTGCGCCCCGGTCAGGCGGCCACGCACGAGGAGCTGACCGAGTTCATCGCGCCCAAGTTCGCCAAGTGGTGGCTGCCCGACGCCACCGTGTTCACCGACGCCCTGCCCATCGGCGCCACCGGCAAGTTCCTCAAGCGCGAGCTGCGCGAGGAGTACCGGGGCTACCGGCAGCAGAACTTCCCGCAACGTCAGGACTGA
- a CDS encoding hexagonally packed intermediate-layer surface protein, translating to MKKNIALMALTGILTLASCGQNGTGTTPTADACATANTCSVTVNISGVSSADFDVTMDGKTTSMTLSNGQKLPVAKTGTVTLTPKAKDGYTTPAAQSTTISSTNLTPSVNFAYTTVPSTGNGNGNGGTTPTQPFTLNITSPTNGAAATTGTPIRVVFTSSVALSSATCKIGNSAAVNAQVSSTGGYCDVTPTTAGGGLITVTGTANGQTVSSTVTVDVKAPVVDNRYGTVTPAGDQELTLTNEGIVKDADNGWRRLGQGVSTPSDPNGNVDIYVKGTVNFSVNAAAGSKVEVFLARTTGSDVPTNDDVQAGDVLRSVASTSGTETFSLDSRRLAEFDGVRKWIVVRINGTQVTYQPVIADNKGPQQPDPELNGVQNAYSNILNNYNNSGLTYVRGDVNVFTGNPSLQDREFGQAPLGSSFVQRRPSGFESIRYYLVPETAFGNKALQESDEMLRAKAIKSVATVVSAPVLEPGTVKATSFSRVIGSGATSTVTPKAQDNVTYRVYAISRDQLGNETASATYELVRFDNVGPTITGSVIRDTSDLPFASQEPERCLSDIATITLGGITDNAGGVGLNPGQGLTFTLGGRQIQAGQFDTNQLADGEYTIGFNSLTDALGNPVVSAPTNAKVYIDNTDPTVNFNRAVMQGTFASGERVSVESDASDGGCGVYETRLFWDTDNGVVDDATTTPAIGHPVQFARQRVTDGAKADSLNAGWNALQLPNGAGAVYLRALVVDRAGNATISTTPIVVNAKITNQARPLLGGFDAFKRNASAQFMSNSNAISGVNGTAVTPNTTANSALDNILSLDSVGTLTTNAYLPRGATETAITEKIRNVGAYGRFDATQWNRIRDYQLNTDPTLRSAYVNAGNLANQRGNNWRIRTPWVELGSSDTANTQQKFDFNSDLLNDFYFGRTFGNNDNVNLFSYDQFNGIVSGTAGAYSFYGETVQK from the coding sequence CAACATCAGCGGCGTTTCCTCGGCTGACTTCGATGTCACGATGGACGGCAAGACCACCAGCATGACGCTGTCCAACGGTCAGAAGCTTCCTGTGGCCAAGACTGGTACTGTGACGCTCACTCCCAAGGCTAAGGACGGGTACACCACCCCCGCTGCTCAGAGCACCACGATCAGCAGCACCAACCTGACCCCCAGCGTGAACTTTGCCTACACGACGGTTCCTAGCACGGGTAACGGCAATGGGAATGGCGGCACCACGCCCACGCAGCCCTTCACCCTGAACATCACCAGCCCCACCAACGGTGCGGCGGCCACCACTGGCACGCCCATCCGCGTGGTGTTCACCTCCTCCGTGGCCCTGAGCAGCGCGACCTGCAAGATCGGCAACAGCGCCGCTGTGAACGCTCAGGTCAGCAGCACCGGCGGCTACTGTGACGTGACCCCCACCACTGCTGGTGGCGGCCTGATTACCGTGACTGGTACCGCCAATGGTCAGACTGTGTCCAGCACCGTGACCGTCGACGTCAAGGCGCCTGTCGTGGACAACCGTTACGGCACCGTGACCCCCGCTGGCGACCAGGAACTGACCCTGACCAACGAAGGCATCGTCAAGGACGCCGACAACGGTTGGCGCCGCCTGGGCCAGGGTGTGAGCACCCCCAGCGACCCCAACGGCAACGTGGACATCTACGTCAAGGGCACTGTGAACTTCAGCGTCAACGCTGCTGCTGGCTCCAAGGTTGAAGTGTTCCTGGCCCGCACCACCGGCTCCGACGTTCCGACCAACGACGACGTTCAGGCTGGCGACGTGCTGCGCTCGGTGGCCAGCACCAGCGGCACCGAAACTTTCAGCCTCGACAGCCGCCGCCTCGCCGAATTCGACGGCGTGCGCAAGTGGATCGTCGTGCGTATCAACGGCACCCAGGTGACCTACCAGCCCGTGATCGCCGACAACAAGGGCCCCCAGCAGCCTGATCCCGAACTCAACGGCGTTCAGAATGCTTACTCCAACATCCTGAACAACTACAACAACAGCGGGCTGACCTACGTGCGCGGCGACGTGAACGTGTTCACCGGCAACCCCAGCCTGCAGGACCGCGAATTCGGTCAGGCGCCCCTGGGCTCCTCCTTCGTGCAGCGTCGTCCCTCCGGCTTCGAGAGCATCCGTTACTACCTGGTGCCCGAAACCGCCTTCGGCAACAAGGCCCTGCAAGAATCCGACGAAATGCTGCGTGCCAAGGCGATCAAGAGCGTGGCAACCGTGGTCAGTGCTCCTGTCCTCGAACCCGGCACTGTGAAGGCCACTTCGTTCAGCCGCGTGATCGGCTCGGGCGCTACCAGCACCGTGACCCCCAAGGCTCAGGACAACGTGACCTACCGCGTCTACGCGATCTCGCGTGACCAGCTGGGCAACGAAACGGCCAGCGCGACCTACGAACTGGTTCGTTTCGACAACGTCGGCCCGACCATCACCGGGAGCGTCATCCGCGACACCTCCGACCTGCCCTTCGCTTCGCAGGAACCCGAGCGTTGCCTGAGCGATATCGCCACCATCACTCTGGGTGGCATCACCGACAACGCTGGTGGCGTGGGCCTGAACCCCGGCCAGGGCCTGACCTTCACCCTCGGTGGCCGTCAGATTCAGGCGGGTCAGTTCGACACCAACCAGCTGGCTGACGGTGAGTACACCATCGGCTTCAACAGCCTGACCGACGCGCTCGGTAACCCTGTGGTGAGTGCCCCGACCAACGCCAAGGTCTACATCGACAACACCGATCCCACGGTCAACTTCAACCGTGCGGTCATGCAGGGCACCTTCGCCAGCGGCGAGCGCGTGTCTGTCGAGAGCGACGCCAGCGACGGTGGCTGCGGCGTGTACGAAACCCGCCTGTTCTGGGACACTGACAATGGTGTGGTTGACGACGCGACCACCACCCCTGCGATCGGTCACCCCGTGCAGTTCGCTCGCCAGCGGGTCACCGACGGTGCCAAGGCTGACAGCCTGAACGCGGGTTGGAACGCTCTGCAACTGCCCAACGGTGCTGGCGCTGTCTACCTCCGCGCGCTGGTCGTTGACCGCGCTGGTAACGCGACCATCTCCACGACCCCCATCGTTGTCAACGCCAAGATCACCAACCAGGCGCGCCCCCTGCTCGGCGGCTTCGATGCCTTCAAGCGCAACGCCAGCGCTCAGTTCATGAGCAACAGCAACGCCATCTCTGGTGTCAACGGCACGGCTGTGACCCCCAACACCACTGCCAACAGCGCCCTGGATAACATCCTGAGCCTGGATTCGGTCGGCACGCTGACCACCAACGCTTACCTCCCCCGTGGAGCCACCGAAACCGCCATCACCGAGAAGATCCGTAACGTCGGTGCCTATGGTCGCTTCGATGCCACCCAGTGGAACCGTATTCGTGACTACCAGCTGAACACTGACCCCACCCTGCGGAGCGCTTACGTCAACGCGGGCAACCTGGCGAACCAGCGCGGCAACAACTGGCGCATCCGGACCCCCTGGGTTGAACTGGGCAGCAGCGACACCGCCAACACCCAGCAGAAGTTCGACTTCAACAGCGACCTGCTCAACGACTTCTACTTCGGTCGCACCTTCGGCAACAACGACAACGTGAACCTGTTCTCCTACGACCAGTTCAACGGCATCGTGAGCGGCACCGCCGGCGCGTACAGCTTCTACGGCGAAACCGTCCAGAAGTAA
- a CDS encoding alpha/beta hydrolase: MAVSVRGQQVTFTPPAGATGLIGDMTDWRKRDPLPVRAGEPLTLTLPRGAWVEYAWVDAAGEPFADPDNDRKSLNPWWTYPRAAVVGEYARHPLWQRPEATRRGTVERLSWDGTVFPGKRRAIVHLPYGHTPGQALPVYYVQDGVAFYRIGQLGELLDRAVEAGEAEPAVLVFVEPGDRNEEYYLNDRYLEFLQQEVFPRIEGPLATASVRGLWGASLGGLISLYLGSRHPELFGRVASHSGAFIARPGATYANGVIDTTTAGEWLREQLAGDLPRHLRISLDVGTLEWLTGPNRRLAALFADEGLPHQYREYPSGHNWVTWREALPEALLFLQGAAY; the protein is encoded by the coding sequence ATGGCTGTTTCGGTGCGTGGGCAACAGGTGACGTTTACTCCCCCGGCGGGGGCGACCGGGCTGATCGGCGACATGACCGACTGGCGCAAGCGCGACCCCCTGCCGGTGCGGGCGGGCGAGCCGCTGACCCTGACCCTGCCGCGCGGCGCCTGGGTGGAGTACGCCTGGGTGGACGCGGCGGGCGAGCCGTTTGCCGACCCTGACAACGACCGCAAGTCGCTCAATCCCTGGTGGACCTACCCCCGCGCCGCCGTGGTGGGCGAGTACGCCCGGCATCCGCTGTGGCAGCGGCCCGAGGCGACGCGCCGGGGCACGGTGGAGCGCCTGAGCTGGGACGGCACCGTCTTTCCCGGCAAGCGCCGCGCCATCGTGCATCTGCCGTATGGGCACACGCCAGGGCAGGCGCTGCCGGTCTACTACGTGCAGGACGGGGTGGCGTTTTACCGCATCGGGCAGCTCGGCGAACTGCTCGACCGCGCGGTGGAGGCGGGGGAGGCCGAACCCGCCGTCCTCGTCTTCGTGGAGCCCGGCGACCGCAACGAGGAGTATTACCTCAACGACCGCTACCTGGAGTTCTTGCAGCAGGAGGTTTTTCCCCGGATAGAAGGCCCCCTGGCGACCGCCAGCGTGCGCGGGCTGTGGGGCGCGAGCCTTGGCGGGCTGATCTCGCTGTACCTCGGCAGCCGGCACCCGGAGCTGTTCGGGCGGGTGGCGAGTCACTCCGGCGCCTTCATCGCCCGGCCCGGCGCAACCTATGCCAACGGCGTCATCGACACGACCACGGCGGGCGAGTGGCTGCGCGAACAGCTGGCTGGCGACCTGCCCCGGCACCTCAGAATCAGCCTGGATGTCGGCACGCTGGAATGGCTGACCGGCCCGAATCGCCGCCTGGCCGCGCTGTTCGCCGACGAGGGGTTGCCGCACCAGTACCGCGAATACCCCAGCGGGCACAACTGGGTGACGTGGCGCGAGGCGCTGCCCGAGGCGCTGCTCTTCCTTCAGGGCGCGGCCTATTGA